The Natronogracilivirga saccharolytica genome includes a window with the following:
- a CDS encoding type IV pilus twitching motility protein PilT: MNLDPQSQKHLDEFRERITRFPGHLHGTERQKWLVDLINRSSLEVRNALREAVEHHLMMMSSLEASDIDMGGSGCHGRIWYRIHGKKSVYPDSPVFNLIETDAMLLNLVSKDQIDQLFEKRNLDFSHVIPNDDGPDHRFRADIYFDLDHLALNMRRIETEIRPFKGLQLHPEIAKVLSLKYLKFGLTLVTGITGSGKSSTLDTIINANNRSVDGHIAIIASPVELVHEPVRCIVRHREVGRDVPSFRDGVVQSMRQDPNIIVIGELRDDETILAALEVSDSGHKTFSTLHTASASESIDRIIGEVPVREQDRVRNRLADVITCVISQKLVPTLDGKRVLAKEVMLATNSVKAAIRNNNVGEIYQMLAEGGQYGMHTLEQDLKRLVEEYRISADEAVNYANNKKRMKELLR, translated from the coding sequence ATGAATCTTGATCCTCAGTCCCAGAAGCATCTGGACGAATTTCGCGAGAGAATCACCCGGTTCCCGGGTCATCTTCACGGTACCGAACGGCAGAAATGGCTTGTGGACCTGATTAACAGGTCATCACTGGAGGTACGAAACGCACTGAGAGAGGCGGTTGAGCATCACCTGATGATGATGAGTTCCCTGGAGGCGTCCGATATCGACATGGGAGGAAGCGGCTGCCATGGCCGCATCTGGTACCGTATTCACGGGAAAAAATCCGTCTACCCGGATTCGCCCGTATTCAATCTCATTGAAACCGATGCCATGCTGCTGAATCTGGTTTCCAAGGATCAGATCGACCAGCTTTTTGAAAAGCGGAATCTCGATTTCTCCCATGTTATTCCCAATGACGACGGACCGGATCACCGGTTCCGGGCAGATATCTACTTCGACCTGGATCATCTGGCGCTGAACATGCGGCGCATTGAAACGGAGATCCGGCCGTTCAAAGGGCTGCAGCTGCATCCGGAAATTGCCAAAGTGCTGAGCCTGAAATATCTCAAATTCGGACTGACACTGGTGACCGGTATCACCGGATCGGGAAAATCATCCACGCTGGATACCATCATCAATGCCAACAACCGAAGCGTGGACGGGCATATCGCCATCATCGCCTCTCCGGTGGAGCTTGTACATGAACCCGTCCGCTGTATTGTCCGGCACCGTGAAGTGGGGCGGGATGTCCCGTCATTCAGGGACGGTGTGGTGCAGAGCATGCGTCAGGATCCCAATATCATTGTCATCGGCGAGCTTCGCGATGACGAAACCATACTTGCCGCTCTGGAAGTGTCCGATTCCGGTCACAAGACCTTTTCAACGCTGCATACGGCATCGGCCAGCGAAAGTATTGACCGGATCATCGGGGAAGTGCCGGTCCGCGAGCAGGACCGGGTGCGCAACCGTCTGGCCGATGTGATCACCTGCGTCATCAGTCAGAAGCTGGTCCCCACGCTGGACGGCAAGCGGGTGCTGGCCAAGGAGGTGATGCTGGCGACCAATTCGGTCAAGGCCGCCATCCGCAACAACAATGTCGGCGAAATTTATCAGATGCTGGCAGAGGGCGGCCAGTACGGCATGCACACTCTGGAACAGGATCTCAAAAGACTGGTTGAAGAATACAGGATTTCTGCTGATGAAGCAGTAAATTACGCCAATAATAAAAAGCGGATGAAAGAACTGCTGAGGTAA
- a CDS encoding PilN domain-containing protein, with product MKKKAYLGLAQDRNKIYAAHLTKVKGILQLVDIEVLELPESIEHRPKPRPGGPPPEPEDDTVFNLDDDDLSDFESISMDDDDIPDESDSGKTKVGYDESEDEETNEQILSNYLNSLGDRKLITGINIPQGRTIFQPLQGVNLKKMKKKEQDEFINEKLAPIYNEEIEADKYTWEVDDDGDGWLVSHDNGTDLINLIDLAEITYDGKVRIHEMLSDEVIWTGLVQSHYRLGEEEITGLLSIGERTTRLVFLKGHRIFHVLPVINEGGRSRNVKQTVFSKLLFEIDKGTLPALDCLLIMHSSSTAAEQIRDFFRDQFIDVEVDLFRPDPEKLQLPEEIQKNPEVIRPYLTAIGAAQAAARIDTAEWPSLSLLPEFVIERYKIFKLQWHGAALLVCIALAPLLVNHWYQDYVSERQQLERELSQIETEITELRPVAADVEHMTEEQAVLREKNARVIELSENTLLWSRILGQINEGMAEIPNTWLTTFRVDGDELSVEGHTLYRQRVPLVTRVFDDARIERVEESEVRDATIHNFSLKVHDYLADPDRFTPEIPEPDEDYIREVELR from the coding sequence TTGAAGAAAAAGGCATATTTAGGGTTAGCCCAGGACAGGAATAAAATTTACGCTGCCCACCTTACCAAGGTGAAAGGTATACTGCAGCTGGTCGATATAGAGGTCCTTGAGCTTCCGGAGTCCATCGAGCACCGCCCAAAGCCCAGACCGGGCGGACCGCCGCCGGAGCCGGAAGACGATACCGTTTTTAATCTCGATGATGATGACCTCAGCGATTTCGAATCCATCAGCATGGATGACGATGATATCCCGGATGAATCCGATTCCGGCAAAACCAAGGTTGGCTATGACGAGTCGGAAGATGAGGAGACCAACGAGCAGATCCTGAGCAACTATCTGAATTCGCTTGGCGACAGAAAACTCATCACCGGAATCAATATTCCACAGGGAAGGACCATCTTCCAGCCGCTTCAGGGAGTCAACCTGAAGAAAATGAAAAAGAAGGAGCAGGATGAGTTCATCAATGAGAAACTGGCTCCTATCTACAATGAAGAGATTGAGGCCGACAAGTACACCTGGGAGGTGGATGATGATGGTGACGGCTGGCTTGTTTCCCATGACAACGGCACCGATCTGATCAACCTGATTGACCTGGCCGAAATTACGTACGACGGCAAGGTCCGGATCCACGAGATGCTCTCCGACGAGGTGATCTGGACCGGGCTTGTGCAGAGCCATTACCGTCTTGGCGAGGAAGAAATTACCGGACTGCTTAGTATCGGGGAACGCACTACCAGACTGGTGTTTCTCAAGGGGCACCGCATTTTTCATGTCCTGCCGGTCATCAACGAAGGAGGAAGATCCCGAAATGTAAAGCAGACCGTATTCAGCAAGCTGCTTTTCGAGATTGACAAGGGTACGCTGCCTGCACTGGATTGCCTGCTGATCATGCACAGCAGCTCAACGGCCGCCGAACAGATACGCGATTTCTTCAGGGACCAGTTTATCGATGTGGAAGTGGATCTGTTCCGGCCGGATCCTGAAAAGCTGCAGCTGCCCGAAGAGATCCAGAAAAACCCGGAAGTTATCCGGCCCTATCTGACGGCCATCGGCGCGGCACAGGCAGCCGCCCGCATTGATACGGCGGAATGGCCCTCTCTGTCCCTGCTGCCGGAATTTGTGATTGAACGGTACAAAATTTTCAAGCTTCAGTGGCACGGGGCCGCATTGCTGGTCTGCATCGCCCTGGCGCCCCTGCTGGTCAATCACTGGTATCAGGATTATGTATCTGAGCGGCAGCAGCTTGAACGGGAACTCAGTCAGATAGAAACTGAAATTACCGAACTGCGTCCGGTAGCTGCCGATGTGGAACACATGACCGAAGAGCAGGCGGTGCTGCGGGAAAAAAACGCCAGGGTCATCGAACTGTCCGAAAACACGCTGCTCTGGTCCCGGATCCTCGGTCAGATCAACGAGGGTATGGCCGAAATCCCCAACACCTGGCTGACCACCTTCCGGGTCGACGGCGATGAGCTTTCCGTGGAGGGGCATACCCTTTACCGGCAGCGCGTGCCACTGGTTACACGTGTATTTGATGATGCACGCATTGAACGGGTCGAAGAGTCGGAGGTCCGGGATGCCACCATACACAATTTTTCACTCAAAGTGCATGATTACCTCGCAGATCCTGATCGCTTTACACCGGAAATACCCGAACCGGATGAAGACTATATCCGGGAAGTTGAACTGAGGTAA
- a CDS encoding type II secretion system protein GspD — MKLTALNLLLALFIVSAGVAAAQDRLPVREYTNPDELVVLDESMDFEEALSLFEEFSEEFTGRIIIDRSGFSGEIGVEVPQMHWFDALERVAGYNNLAVLEHERYIEIEEMPDEEQERVQEPARKLEDETINFNTREIEIKATFFEVNRSAIRELGVDWSAVSNGRVQVDHQAADRIGDPAIGIQISGDDVGGTGVDISALFNALESMNEGEVISSPTIKVMEGESGRIQVGQDFSLRQRDFAGNIVERFFSTGTILEVVPNILYHEGTPYIYMTVRAERSTVAPGETSTIVNKQEAETEVLMLSGETTVIAGLYETEENVTRRGVPLLKDLPGWFFGLRYLFGYNSTEHIVQELVVVLETSLVPTLEQRLEGVFESAPNLIRDMRNEFQEFQLEDLER; from the coding sequence ATGAAGCTTACAGCACTGAATTTATTACTTGCCTTGTTTATTGTGTCGGCTGGAGTTGCGGCGGCACAGGACCGGCTGCCGGTTCGGGAGTACACCAATCCTGATGAGCTGGTGGTGCTTGATGAAAGCATGGATTTTGAAGAGGCCCTGTCGCTGTTCGAAGAGTTTTCAGAGGAATTTACCGGCAGGATCATCATTGACCGATCCGGATTCAGCGGGGAAATCGGTGTTGAGGTTCCGCAAATGCACTGGTTTGATGCGCTGGAGCGGGTGGCCGGGTACAACAATCTTGCTGTGCTGGAGCATGAGCGGTATATCGAGATAGAAGAGATGCCGGATGAAGAGCAGGAGCGTGTTCAGGAGCCCGCCCGCAAGCTGGAAGACGAAACCATCAATTTCAACACCAGGGAGATCGAGATCAAGGCCACGTTTTTTGAGGTGAACCGTTCTGCCATCCGGGAGCTTGGAGTTGACTGGTCTGCTGTGAGCAACGGAAGGGTGCAGGTTGATCATCAGGCCGCTGACCGTATCGGCGATCCGGCTATAGGCATACAGATCAGCGGGGACGATGTGGGCGGCACCGGCGTGGATATTTCGGCCCTTTTCAACGCGCTTGAGTCGATGAATGAGGGCGAGGTTATCTCTTCACCCACAATCAAGGTCATGGAAGGCGAAAGCGGGCGCATCCAGGTGGGACAGGATTTCTCCCTGCGCCAGCGTGATTTTGCCGGAAACATTGTGGAGCGGTTTTTCAGCACCGGAACCATCCTGGAGGTGGTTCCCAATATTTTATATCACGAGGGAACCCCCTACATCTACATGACTGTCCGGGCCGAGCGCAGCACCGTGGCACCCGGCGAGACCAGTACGATTGTGAACAAGCAGGAGGCAGAAACCGAGGTGCTGATGCTCAGCGGTGAAACCACGGTCATAGCCGGACTTTATGAAACCGAAGAAAATGTCACCCGAAGGGGCGTTCCCTTGCTCAAAGACCTGCCCGGATGGTTTTTCGGGCTGCGCTATCTTTTCGGTTACAACTCTACCGAACACATCGTGCAGGAGCTGGTGGTGGTGCTGGAAACTTCCCTTGTTCCCACCCTTGAGCAGCGCCTTGAAGGCGTATTTGAGAGCGCACCGAACCTGATAAGAGATATGCGCAATGAATTCCAGGAGTTTCAGCTTGAAGATCTGGAGCGCTGA
- a CDS encoding DUF7305 domain-containing protein, with amino-acid sequence MGKYAMILVSALVFSMTVYANSLINTNLAANTRTVESYSHNQAQNIAQSAIMAAIRQLQQDESSPLLPASDQSISFPSETGFEPWDALHGDYRLHFRNQSDTLLVIESTGRFEEKSYKVSAGLTFGQSGWNPVFNQAVHGEHSIDLTGSSSIKGSASINSTEPVSVTLDWATVIENALSIGPGGDPAVVVDKRHEGNIGEGIFNLPREQTYPMPDFPSYPPKMFFGSSVYLQGNDTKTLMYNDFDGYYIPEIRVRSNTSLTIDLGDEDRVLHVGNFDIQNGHVHLEGDGSLEVYVENKLNLGASSTVNSDGDVGRFFLYYGGNDAVNFRGDTNFNGGLFAKSANVELGGSNSLTGSLITGGTSVDIRGAASAESRVVYAPNAHVELRGSASIHGAVISDSFRAVGNSHVYYEEDLDSELPDLDTGGEGSVELAYWE; translated from the coding sequence ATGGGGAAATACGCAATGATATTGGTATCTGCGCTCGTTTTTTCGATGACGGTGTACGCCAACAGCCTCATCAATACAAATCTGGCCGCAAATACCCGCACCGTAGAAAGCTACAGCCATAACCAGGCTCAGAATATTGCACAAAGTGCCATCATGGCTGCAATCAGACAGTTGCAGCAGGATGAAAGCAGTCCGCTGCTTCCGGCAAGTGATCAGAGTATTTCGTTTCCATCCGAAACCGGGTTTGAGCCATGGGACGCACTTCACGGAGACTACCGGCTTCACTTCCGGAATCAGTCGGATACTCTGCTGGTCATCGAATCAACCGGCCGGTTTGAAGAGAAATCATACAAGGTATCTGCCGGTCTCACTTTCGGGCAATCCGGCTGGAATCCGGTATTCAACCAGGCAGTTCACGGCGAGCACTCCATCGACTTGACGGGCAGCTCAAGTATTAAAGGAAGTGCATCGATCAACAGCACCGAACCTGTGTCGGTTACACTTGACTGGGCAACGGTCATTGAAAATGCACTGTCCATAGGTCCGGGAGGAGACCCGGCTGTTGTTGTAGACAAGCGCCATGAAGGCAACATCGGAGAAGGCATTTTTAATTTGCCCCGGGAGCAGACCTATCCCATGCCTGACTTCCCCTCCTATCCCCCGAAAATGTTCTTCGGCAGTTCGGTTTACCTGCAGGGAAATGATACAAAAACGCTTATGTATAATGATTTTGACGGTTATTACATTCCGGAAATCAGGGTGCGGAGCAATACCAGTCTGACCATAGATTTAGGAGATGAGGACAGGGTGCTCCATGTGGGAAACTTTGACATACAGAACGGCCATGTGCACCTCGAAGGAGATGGGAGCCTGGAGGTGTATGTGGAAAACAAGCTCAATCTCGGCGCCAGCAGTACGGTGAACAGCGACGGGGATGTCGGGCGGTTTTTTCTCTATTATGGCGGCAATGATGCCGTGAATTTTCGCGGAGATACCAACTTTAACGGTGGGTTGTTTGCCAAATCGGCAAATGTGGAGCTCGGCGGATCCAATTCACTGACGGGATCGCTGATCACCGGCGGCACCAGTGTGGATATCCGCGGGGCGGCATCGGCAGAATCACGGGTGGTTTATGCGCCGAATGCACATGTGGAACTGAGGGGATCGGCAAGCATCCATGGCGCCGTGATATCGGATTCGTTCAGGGCCGTGGGCAACTCGCATGTTTACTACGAAGAGGATCTTGACTCCGAACTGCCAGATCTGGACACAGGCGGGGAAGGATCGGTGGAACTGGCTTACTGGGAATGA
- a CDS encoding carbon-nitrogen hydrolase family protein: MGHILAAAIQMNSQPDLEANMADAGRFVGDAAARGASFVALPENFAFLGDEKEKHRQAETIAEAVMQQIPALSKKYGISILAGGFPVRAGSGKVYNRAVFFDPGTGHTSSYDKIHMFDIRLSDEESYMESDTVESGRTNAVVHDGSCGIRFGLSICYDVRFPELYRRLASRGAEVLCVPSAFTRPTGEAHWEVLLRARAIENTCYVIAPAQTGFHGEKRKTHGHTMIIDPWGNILDHLGTETGMALAEIDISYLQSIRKKLPSLQHYRLDI; the protein is encoded by the coding sequence ATGGGCCATATTCTTGCAGCAGCCATTCAGATGAACAGTCAGCCCGATCTGGAAGCCAATATGGCCGATGCCGGACGTTTTGTGGGTGATGCGGCAGCCAGGGGCGCCTCTTTTGTTGCGCTGCCGGAAAATTTCGCTTTCCTTGGTGATGAAAAAGAGAAGCACCGTCAGGCTGAAACCATTGCTGAAGCAGTTATGCAACAGATCCCCGCACTGTCAAAAAAATACGGCATCAGCATTCTGGCAGGAGGCTTTCCGGTCAGGGCCGGATCGGGAAAAGTGTACAACCGGGCTGTGTTTTTCGATCCCGGGACCGGTCACACTTCCTCGTATGACAAAATCCATATGTTTGATATCCGTTTGTCGGATGAAGAGAGCTACATGGAGTCGGACACGGTGGAATCCGGCCGGACCAATGCTGTGGTCCATGACGGTTCGTGCGGGATCCGTTTCGGACTTTCAATCTGCTATGATGTCCGCTTTCCCGAGCTCTACCGCCGGCTTGCTTCACGGGGCGCCGAGGTGCTGTGCGTCCCCTCGGCTTTCACACGCCCGACCGGCGAGGCACACTGGGAGGTGCTGCTGCGCGCCCGTGCCATTGAAAACACCTGCTATGTCATCGCACCGGCGCAGACCGGCTTCCACGGGGAAAAACGGAAAACGCACGGACACACTATGATCATCGATCCGTGGGGAAATATTCTTGACCATCTTGGAACGGAGACCGGTATGGCTCTTGCTGAAATTGATATATCCTATCTTCAGTCCATCCGGAAGAAACTTCCGTCACTTCAGCATTACCGGCTGGACATTTGA
- a CDS encoding HAMP domain-containing methyl-accepting chemotaxis protein: protein MTDELSNSNSWSIGKKLTVSFLTVACVTLLLGGAAFYQMSVIRGYSDDLINNNLSEWSVASSIQENAREVVYFMITFSATRDMDWWDRAVEPFEEAVAYVDEGFELAEERDAEAFRNDLTELRNAFDDYEHSIDRSGEVVQTFLERQEDMENAFDQFHHNIAQYMDMRREAILELTEEASDENAAAVRSHQDELVQADMLLEEARNDFDRIWEAEAADEFDVIERLVSDFRDKEDQVSRIVADTPASEMQIQLEAARGDLGDIAGGLEEMVVARQVEHDVAMERLDAYTRVLDLVDELDESYRMAALANGENTQAVIDRSLWILGILALAGVLISLVLGVIVSRSVSGKLSRVIERLRGGTEQVSSASDQLSETSQQLSQNTSSQAAGLQQTTSSLEDFSSQIAQTADSSGKAEETVRQVNVLMDNGIEAMTRMTEAMDSIRDSSEQTSKIVKTIDDIAFQTNLLALNAAVEAARAGEAGKGFAVVAEEVRSLAQRSAEAARSTSELINESRSKTEGGAEVAKEVSGNLERVRDQAKEAGALITNISNAANEQTRGMEQINDAIQNIDRSVQENASSAEESASSAEELSSQSRELYGSVEDLVSIVGGKSFRHDRRIDTVSESRDPEYQGRGHYTEYSGNGTGRKKIGQNI from the coding sequence ATGACTGATGAGCTGAGCAACTCGAATTCATGGAGCATTGGGAAAAAGCTGACGGTATCATTTTTGACCGTAGCTTGTGTTACGTTGCTGCTTGGAGGGGCGGCGTTTTATCAGATGAGTGTAATCCGGGGGTACTCCGATGATCTGATAAACAACAATCTTTCAGAGTGGAGCGTGGCCTCATCGATTCAGGAGAATGCAAGGGAAGTTGTGTATTTCATGATTACGTTTTCGGCAACACGGGATATGGACTGGTGGGATCGTGCCGTTGAGCCTTTTGAGGAGGCGGTTGCCTACGTGGATGAGGGATTCGAGTTGGCTGAAGAGCGGGATGCCGAAGCATTCAGAAATGATCTCACCGAGCTGCGGAATGCTTTTGATGATTATGAGCACTCCATCGACCGGTCGGGGGAAGTAGTACAGACTTTTCTGGAGCGACAGGAGGATATGGAGAATGCCTTTGACCAGTTCCATCACAATATAGCGCAGTATATGGACATGCGCCGGGAGGCGATATTGGAGCTGACGGAAGAGGCTTCGGATGAAAATGCGGCTGCCGTACGATCTCATCAGGATGAGCTTGTTCAGGCCGATATGCTGCTGGAAGAGGCCAGGAACGATTTTGACCGGATATGGGAAGCGGAAGCCGCTGATGAATTTGATGTCATTGAACGGCTTGTTTCTGATTTCAGGGACAAGGAGGATCAGGTTTCGCGGATAGTTGCTGATACACCGGCGTCGGAGATGCAGATTCAGCTTGAGGCTGCGCGCGGTGATCTTGGTGATATTGCAGGGGGACTGGAGGAGATGGTCGTTGCCCGTCAGGTCGAGCACGATGTGGCCATGGAGCGGCTGGATGCGTACACACGGGTGCTGGATCTGGTGGATGAGCTGGATGAGTCCTATCGCATGGCGGCATTGGCCAACGGGGAAAATACACAGGCGGTAATAGACCGGTCGCTGTGGATTCTGGGAATCCTTGCCCTTGCAGGGGTTTTGATTTCCCTTGTGCTCGGGGTAATTGTCAGCAGGTCCGTATCCGGTAAATTGTCAAGAGTTATCGAACGGCTCAGGGGCGGTACAGAGCAGGTAAGTTCCGCTTCGGACCAGCTATCGGAAACCAGTCAGCAGCTTTCACAGAATACCAGTTCCCAGGCGGCCGGATTGCAGCAGACCACATCCTCCCTGGAAGATTTTTCCTCACAAATAGCACAGACTGCCGACAGCTCCGGAAAAGCGGAAGAGACTGTCAGGCAGGTGAATGTATTGATGGATAACGGAATTGAAGCTATGACCAGGATGACAGAGGCGATGGACAGCATCCGCGATTCTTCAGAACAGACGTCGAAAATTGTAAAAACGATTGACGACATTGCATTTCAAACCAACCTCCTGGCCTTGAATGCCGCTGTAGAGGCTGCGCGGGCCGGTGAAGCCGGCAAGGGGTTTGCCGTTGTGGCCGAAGAGGTCCGCAGCCTGGCGCAGCGCAGTGCCGAAGCGGCAAGGAGCACATCCGAACTCATCAATGAGTCGCGAAGCAAAACCGAAGGAGGTGCGGAAGTCGCAAAAGAGGTGAGCGGCAACCTTGAGCGTGTCAGAGATCAGGCCAAAGAAGCCGGAGCGCTTATTACCAATATTTCCAATGCCGCAAATGAGCAGACGCGGGGAATGGAGCAAATCAACGACGCTATTCAAAACATTGACCGCTCGGTACAGGAAAATGCGTCCAGTGCGGAAGAGTCGGCAAGCTCAGCAGAAGAGCTGTCGTCCCAGTCCAGAGAGCTGTATGGTTCGGTTGAAGATCTGGTCAGTATAGTTGGCGGAAAATCCTTCCGCCATGACCGGAGGATTGACACTGTTTCAGAGAGCCGGGATCCGGAGTATCAGGGAAGGGGTCATTACACGGAGTATTCCGGCAACGGGACAGGGAGAAAGAAAATCGGGCAGAATATTTAA
- a CDS encoding response regulator — translation MSKIKALVVDDSKIMRSAVKRTLDQLMMADFEYIEAIDGQDALEKFSDEIQIIFLDWNMPKMSGVEFSQAVRSKGNTSHIPIIMITAEKSMGKVDTALNDGGANDYVTKPFTADQVHKVLSKYIDKDGNLITGTDDDGQKKSFFKDMLNLK, via the coding sequence ATGAGCAAAATAAAAGCATTGGTAGTGGATGATTCCAAAATCATGCGAAGTGCGGTGAAGCGCACGCTTGATCAGCTGATGATGGCGGATTTTGAATATATCGAAGCCATTGACGGGCAGGATGCCCTTGAAAAATTTTCCGATGAGATTCAGATCATATTTCTTGACTGGAATATGCCCAAGATGTCCGGTGTGGAATTTTCCCAGGCTGTGAGAAGCAAGGGCAACACCAGTCACATCCCTATCATCATGATCACGGCGGAAAAATCGATGGGCAAGGTCGATACCGCGCTGAATGACGGCGGAGCCAATGACTATGTCACCAAGCCGTTTACAGCTGACCAGGTGCACAAGGTGCTGAGCAAATACATCGACAAGGATGGGAACCTGATTACCGGCACCGATGATGACGGACAAAAGAAAAGTTTCTTCAAGGACATGCTTAATCTGAAATAA
- a CDS encoding chemotaxis protein CheX → MSELLPVSLDDVRKIPDEIITSVRNSVEATFESIMGSRPDFVDGVEKEEPMNGIIGNISVFNANHTLTLMVAIPRETAVSLSEVFCGMELPFESDDMGDLVGEISNILAGEVAANAEQVGFVGQSSLPTVTRGSDLKLFMPNKPPTSQLRFNGSGGEFWVNLALCESKRRK, encoded by the coding sequence ATGAGTGAACTATTACCTGTGAGTCTGGATGACGTCCGGAAAATACCTGATGAGATCATTACCTCCGTCCGGAACAGTGTTGAAGCAACCTTTGAATCCATTATGGGCAGCCGGCCCGATTTTGTTGATGGCGTGGAGAAGGAAGAGCCCATGAACGGAATTATCGGCAATATTTCCGTTTTCAATGCCAATCATACCCTGACGCTCATGGTGGCCATTCCCAGAGAGACTGCAGTCAGTCTTTCAGAGGTGTTTTGCGGTATGGAGCTGCCCTTCGAGAGTGATGATATGGGGGATCTGGTGGGTGAAATATCCAATATTCTTGCCGGGGAGGTTGCAGCCAATGCCGAACAGGTAGGCTTTGTGGGACAAAGCTCGCTGCCGACAGTCACCAGGGGAAGTGATCTCAAGTTGTTCATGCCAAACAAGCCTCCGACCTCACAGCTTCGCTTTAATGGCAGCGGAGGTGAATTTTGGGTCAATCTCGCATTGTGCGAATCCAAACGTCGAAAGTAA